The Christiangramia salexigens genome includes the window ATATGCTGGATGTGAATTTGTATTATTCTACACTTTCGGTCTATCTTTTTCATATTCTCGCAACCTTTCTTATTTATATATTATTGGTATTTGTCCATAAGACCTTTTCCGATAAGACCGGTTTTGCATTTATGGGGTTAAGCCTCTTAAAGATGCTGGCAGCCGTAATTTTTTTATTACCAATTATGTTAAATGATGCTCCTAATCCATTTCAGGATATGATAGCATTTTTCGTCCCTTACTTTCTTTTTCTCATATTTGAAACCACATTTGCTGTAAGATTGATCAATTTTAAATAAAATATTGTCTTTCAGGCGAGTTGATAAAATTTTCAAAAGTCTCAAAAAAATATATTAGGGGCTTTCAGATAAAGATTAAAAGTATACCTTTGCACGGAAATTTAGAGCCCATAATTTTTAAGCAGAACAGGTATTATGATAGCACATAAATCTTTTAAGATTATAGTGACGTTTACACTAGCCTTCGCCCTACTCCCTTTTGTAGCTTTTGCTTCAGCCGATCCGGTTGAAAAAGAATCTGAGGAAAAATTCAATCCTACCGATATGATCCTTCATCATATAGGTGATACTCATGGTTGGCATTTCTTTGGATCTGGCGAGAATTCCTATACTTTACCATTACCTGTGATCTTATGGACAGACAATGGTTTGGTGACTTTTATGTCCAGCGAATTTCATCATGATACCGAGGGGCATCATGTTGTGGAGAAGGACGGAATGAGGTTCGTGAACCTTCATGAAGATATCTATATGTTGGAAGAAGGTGCGCAAGCCGTTGAGTTTGACGAAGAGCACCATCCGCTGAATGCTTCACAACCAATAGATTTTTCTATTACGAAGAATGTGGCGGCAATGTTTATTACTGTTATCCTGATGCTGTGGTTCTTTTTTGGGTTGGCTGGATTCCATAAGAAAAATGAAAAAGCACCATCTGGTTTTAATAATGTACTTGAGACTTTGGTTCTTTTTGTTAGAGATGAGATCGCTAAGCCTCAGATAGGTGAAAAGAAATATATGAAGTTTATGCCATTCCTTTTAACGGTATTCTTCTTTATTTGGATCACGAACTTATTAGGATTGTTGCCAGGTGCAGCAAACGTTACCGGAAACATCGCGGTAACTGTTTCTCTTGGACTTTTTACTCTGGCACTGATCATATTTAACGGTAATAAGGATTACTGGAAGCACGTATTTTGGATGCCAGGTATT containing:
- the atpB gene encoding F0F1 ATP synthase subunit A, which translates into the protein MIAHKSFKIIVTFTLAFALLPFVAFASADPVEKESEEKFNPTDMILHHIGDTHGWHFFGSGENSYTLPLPVILWTDNGLVTFMSSEFHHDTEGHHVVEKDGMRFVNLHEDIYMLEEGAQAVEFDEEHHPLNASQPIDFSITKNVAAMFITVILMLWFFFGLAGFHKKNEKAPSGFNNVLETLVLFVRDEIAKPQIGEKKYMKFMPFLLTVFFFIWITNLLGLLPGAANVTGNIAVTVSLGLFTLALIIFNGNKDYWKHVFWMPGIPTFVKPILAVVEVLGVFIKPIALMIRLFANITAGHIIILSLLGLIFILESAGVAGISVPFALFITILELLVAFLQAFIFTMLSALFIGMAVAEHEHH